The genomic region CTGGACGATCAGCGGCACCAAGCATCATAAGCACTCCGTCTACCTCATCCGCCAAAGCAACCTCTCCCTTTTCAGCAACCGCGACCTGGCAATCATCATGAACCTCGTGCGTTACCATCGCCGGGGTGGCCCCGAAACTTCCCACCGGCGTTTCTCTGCCCTCACGAAGACGGACCAGGACATTGTCAAGCGCCTGGTCGCCATTCTCCGCGTGGCCGACGGGCTCGACAAGAGCAACGAGCAGCTCATCCACCGCCTCATGGTGGACATCGAGCCGGAAACGATCACCTGCGTCCTCATCACCCGCAACAACTGCGAGCGCGACATCGAAGGGGCCATGGACAAGCGGGAGCTTTTCGAGGAGGTCTTCCAGCGCACCCTGTCGTTCCGGGTAGAGACCCCTGCAACAACGCAGGCCGCTTGAGAGAAGCGCGCCTCCTCGAACCCCAGTGGCAGGGCAAGAGGCATCGATGCGCGGGGAGAAACGCGGGGAGTCCCCTATTGGAAAGAGGGATCGCCGTCCACAGGGTTTGTGGGCCCTGGCCTCCTCGCCGGCGAAGGAAATCCTTGCATTCGTGCGCAGAATCTTTTAGATTCGCCGCCGATAAATTGGACAAGGACCATGACCAGGATACAGCGCGGATGAGAGTCACACTTCCTCGAAAGTCGATGTACACCATGCGCAAGCCCTTCGGCTGGGGAGGGGCGCGGTCCATGTAGCTTTCTCGGATTCGCAAACCAAAGCCCCTTCCCAGCAACGGGAAGGGGCTTTTTTATTGCTTCGCCCGCACCGGGAGGAGGAAAGGATGAGCGACGGCTTACGTTTCGAAACTCTCTGTCTACACGGCGGTCACGAAGTGGACCAGCAAACGCTTTCCCGAGCTGTACCGATCTATCAGACGACCTCCTACCTCTTTCGGAACACCGAACACGCCGCGCGTCTCTTCGAGCTGAAGGAATTCGGCAACATCTACACCCGCATCATGAACCCCACCACCGAGGTCTTCGAAAGACGAATGGCTCTTCTGGAAGGAGGCATAGGGGCTCTCGCCACAAGCTCGGGACAGGCGGCTGCCGCCCTCATCTTCGCAACTCTCGCCGAAGCCGGCGACGAGATCCTCTCCTCCTCCAAGATCTACGGCGGGACGTATAATCTGCTCAAAGTCACCCTAAGGCGCTTTGGCATCCAGACTCGATTTGTGGGTGATCCCACGCCCGAGAACTTTGCGGCCGCCATCACCCCTCGCACCAAAGCCCTGCACGTGGAGACGATCGGCAATCCGCGGGGGGACGTAGCCGACATCCCCGCTTTGGCCGCACTGGCCCATCGCCACGGCATCCCCCTCGTCGTCGACAACACCGTTGCCACCCCCTATCTCTGCCGACCCATCGAGCTCGGGGCGGATATCGTGTACCACTCTGCCACCAAGTTCATTGGAGGTCACGGCACCTCCATCGGCGGTGTCATCATTGACTCCGGCAAGTTCTCCTGGGACAACGGCCGCTTTGCCTCCTTCACGGAGCCCAGCGAGGGCTACCACGGCCTGCGCTTTTGGGAGACATTCGGCAACAGCGCCTTCATCGTGAAGGCGAGGGTGGAGTTTCTGCGCGATCTCGGGCCAGCTCTGAGTCCGTTCAATTCGTTTCTCTTCCTCCAAGGACTGGAGACTCTCCCTCTGCGGATGCAACGTCACTGCCAAAATGCCATGGCCGTGGCGAACTACCTGCGCCAACACCCAAAAGTCGCCTGGGTCAGTTACCCCGGGCTGGCGGACCATCCGACTCACGCTGTTGCCCAGCGCGTCCTGCGCAACGGCTTCGGGGCGATTGTGACCTTCGGGATGAAGGGCGGCAAAGAGCAGTCGCGACGCGTGGTGGACCACGTGAAGCTCATTTCCTTGCTGGCCAACATCGGAGATGCCCGCACGCTCATCATTCATCCGGCTACTACCACACACCAACAGCTTTCGCCGGAAGAACAGCTCAGCACCGGCGTGACCGATGACCTGATTCGACTCTCGGTGGGCTTGGAGCACATCGATGACATCCTCGAGGACCTGGACCAAGCGATCGCCAGAGCATGAGCACCGCGGATAAGACCATCGTTCAGACGCAGAAGATGCTGGCCGCCAACCCGGATCGTCCGTTCCGCTTCGAGTGCGGCCGCGAGCTCCGCCACCTGGAGGTGGCCTACGAGACCTACGGCGAGCTGAACGCCCAGGGCGACAATGCCATCTACGTGGTGCATGCGCTAACAGGGAGCGCGCACGCAGCGTTTTACAATTCGCCGCAGGAGGACCGTCCCGGCTGGTGGGATGGACTGATCGGTCCGGGAAAAGCCCTGGATCCGGAGCGCTACTTCATCGTCTGCGCCAATCTCCTGGGCAGCTGCTACGGTACCACAGGTCCCAGCAGCATTAATCCTGAAACGGGCGACATCTATGGGATGGACTTTCCGCCCGTTACCACACGGGACATGGTCCGAGTGCAGAAGCTGCTCCTGGATCAGCTCGGGGTAAAGCGATTGCGCCTGGTGCTGGGCGGCTCGCTGGGCGGGATGATCACGTGGCAGTGGTTGGTAGACTACCCCGATTTTGTAGAGGCCGCCGTTCCTATCGCGGGCACCGTGCAGGGATCGCCGTGGATGATCGCCCTGAACGAGGTAGCCCGCCAGGCCATCTACAACGATCCCCGCTGGCAAAACGGCTGGTACCGAGACGAGGGACCAGCTGCGGGCTTGGCCTTGGCCCGGATGATCGCCATGATCTCCTACCGCAGTGACCGACAATTCCAGCAGCGTTTTGGGCGGGACCGTGTCCGCCCTGAACCCGAGCACGAACTGGAGTTCGACAACTGGTTTCAGGTCGAAAGCTACCTCCACTATCAGGGGCAGAAGCTGGTCAGGCGCTTTGACGCGCGTACGTACGTCTATTTGACCGAGGCCATGGACCTACACGACGTGGCGCGAGGGTACTCCTGCCTGGAGGAGGCGCTCGACCGGATTCAATCCCGCGTTCTTGTCCTTGGGATCGATACCGACGTGCTCTACTACCCGCACGAGCTTAAGGCCACGGTGCGCCTCCTGCAGCAAATGGGCAAGAGAGCCCAGTACGCGGAGATCCAGTCGATCTACGGCCACGATGCCTTTCTGGTCGAGTACGACCAGTTGAATCGGCTGCTTCGGGAGTTCCTGGAACGGAGGTAACTATGCGCGTCCTCAAATTCGGTGGCACCTCGGTGGGCGAGGCGGAGAGCATTCGTTCCGTGCTGCACATTGTCCGGCGGCAGATGGAAACCCCCCTTGTCCTCGTCTTCTCGGCGATGGGCAAGACGACGGACCAGCTGGCGGCGGTGGGCGAACTGGCCTCTCAGGGCAAGCTTGAGGAGAGCCTGGGCGTGATCTCCTCCCTTCGCGGTTACCACTTCGAGATCATCGGACAGC from candidate division KSB1 bacterium harbors:
- a CDS encoding HD domain-containing protein → MVYQSRFATYEQKLAQAKMVMLQHNWRPEHHIQVQKLAGQLFEGLRPLHNMGDQEKLLLEASALLHDIGWTISGTKHHKHSVYLIRQSNLSLFSNRDLAIIMNLVRYHRRGGPETSHRRFSALTKTDQDIVKRLVAILRVADGLDKSNEQLIHRLMVDIEPETITCVLITRNNCERDIEGAMDKRELFEEVFQRTLSFRVETPATTQAA
- a CDS encoding O-acetylhomoserine aminocarboxypropyltransferase/cysteine synthase; the protein is MSDGLRFETLCLHGGHEVDQQTLSRAVPIYQTTSYLFRNTEHAARLFELKEFGNIYTRIMNPTTEVFERRMALLEGGIGALATSSGQAAAALIFATLAEAGDEILSSSKIYGGTYNLLKVTLRRFGIQTRFVGDPTPENFAAAITPRTKALHVETIGNPRGDVADIPALAALAHRHGIPLVVDNTVATPYLCRPIELGADIVYHSATKFIGGHGTSIGGVIIDSGKFSWDNGRFASFTEPSEGYHGLRFWETFGNSAFIVKARVEFLRDLGPALSPFNSFLFLQGLETLPLRMQRHCQNAMAVANYLRQHPKVAWVSYPGLADHPTHAVAQRVLRNGFGAIVTFGMKGGKEQSRRVVDHVKLISLLANIGDARTLIIHPATTTHQQLSPEEQLSTGVTDDLIRLSVGLEHIDDILEDLDQAIARA
- a CDS encoding homoserine O-acetyltransferase, with protein sequence MSTADKTIVQTQKMLAANPDRPFRFECGRELRHLEVAYETYGELNAQGDNAIYVVHALTGSAHAAFYNSPQEDRPGWWDGLIGPGKALDPERYFIVCANLLGSCYGTTGPSSINPETGDIYGMDFPPVTTRDMVRVQKLLLDQLGVKRLRLVLGGSLGGMITWQWLVDYPDFVEAAVPIAGTVQGSPWMIALNEVARQAIYNDPRWQNGWYRDEGPAAGLALARMIAMISYRSDRQFQQRFGRDRVRPEPEHELEFDNWFQVESYLHYQGQKLVRRFDARTYVYLTEAMDLHDVARGYSCLEEALDRIQSRVLVLGIDTDVLYYPHELKATVRLLQQMGKRAQYAEIQSIYGHDAFLVEYDQLNRLLREFLERR